The Castanea sativa cultivar Marrone di Chiusa Pesio chromosome 4, ASM4071231v1 sequence ACACTATTTGTTTTGATGGAAAACCTtgtataaagatagttttctagtatttggtaacattagaaaaaataagttaaaggaaaattatctttgtataacaaaaaatatatgacttatttttagagattattttccactattttttttttggaaaacaattttatctcacagcaagctaaataaaggAAGTTATGTGATAGTTTTCCAATTCATTTAAGGTTGctactaaatataaaaaaaataagatagttttatagaaaatcatttttataaaatgactctttttttactcaattttatttagaattctaatttataTTAGATAAAAATGACATTCCCAAGAGCTTTGTAACTCAAAAACTAGCACTTCCAAATATTTCCTATAGGGACATCTAGGATTCATATTACCCCACCCccaactatttaattttttttaagtggcatttatttatatgaattgGGCTATTTCAGGTTGATTGTGAGTTAAgtaaacacaaaattgatcAATGTATTAATTGTATTAAAGCATGTTGACCTCTTTTGACACAAACCTATTTTCTCTAAACACCAAGCGTGTTGTGTTTTCTAGTCATTTCAAACATTGCCACCCTTATGCCTAGGTCACTCATTGGTGTTAATCGATTTTTTTTCAACCcagataaaaaattttaagaaaaaaataatgatgtgtATTTAGATAAAATCATGTTGTAAAGTCCATTTAGATTGCCAACCATAACAAATATAACAGTTTAAAACTTTGTTTGTCTAGATATAATTACATTGGATTATAtttgatcaagacaaattaggTTCAAAACAGTGGAAGATTCAAGAAAGCAGAAAATAGACTGTTGAAATGCTGCATTTTGCCTGCAGCTCAACAAGTCGAAATCCATTTATCCCGACCTGCCTAACTAGACATCTTGACTTATCGAGATTCATGCATATTggatatttagtttatttttacagCCATTTGATCTAGGGTTTTGGTTCAACTCAAGTACATATAAATACAAATTCTAGAGCACGTTTTTACATACACAAGAGGGCAATGTTTCTATATATACAAAgatctaaaaattttcaagtcCTCTTAAAGCATCAACAGGAGCCTACGCGCATACAAAAGATCATGTGATCAGTGAAGTTGCTACAACCAATTTACTATAGTGACTAGTTAAAACTTTGAGAATGGATCTTGAAGTCACAAACGAGTAGTTCATGTGCAGCAGttcaaaataaaagagttgGTGAATATTAGAGCTACGTGCAGTCACTGGTCATGTGAGTAAGTACTACATGAGGTAACAGTAGATTTATGGTTAAATCTATTGTACAAGCTTCTATTCTATTCTAGTGGGTTTGTTGTCTTGAGGATTCTTAGGTTAAATCTtctcaggttttttttttttttttttaactgtgaaACGGGTTATTTAATCGATTTTCCTAGATTATCATTTTGGTGTCTTATGTGATCTATGTTTGTGTGATGTTATTCAATTGAAATCTAAAgcataattaatctaattaattatttgactAAGAATTGATTAATTTTGAGACAACCTAAAACCCTAACACATGTATATGTCTAGAAAGAAATCTGTGAAGTGTTGGTGTTCAATTTCAGGCTATCCATTGTACTTCATGCACGCTGCAAAACCCAAAACAGTTATAAATCTTCTTCCTTCCAGTGATTGCATGCGGCCACTGTTGCTCAAATTGGTCTGTCCTAATTGtggcagagagagagacagaggagtGGTACAAGTGAAACAAGTGTTGCAGTGATTAGTTTCGAGTAAAAGAGCCAAAGGATAAGGAAAAATAAGGACTACTTTAACATTATTGACCTTGAAGATATTGCTGTCCTCAAAATCTATCGTCCCTTCTTCCAGCCGCGTCTCCTATACTATACACTCCCCTTCAATTATGATCTTCTGATAGTATTGTTCTTAATTAGACCGGTTCCACAAACAGATTACATATGGGGCTACACATCATGAAAACCATGCATGAAAATTTGAACTTCAAACTCACAGCGAAGTCCACTTTGACCCCACCATTTGTCAGACTTGTATGTGAGATATCTTTCAAATTAACATTCTACAGTGACCTATATATGGCTGTGCCCTGCCTATAAGATGGCATTCTACAGTGACACTTAAATATTGCATGTCCTATATTAGCAACATCAACCAATGCCAGCATGTCAAGCTAAGGAAAGATCTTTGAAAGTTCACGTGGTACGCATGGTGTGGGGGAACCCACTTATTTAttcagcaaagaaaaaaaaaagggagagatcTTGATAGGTCACGCAATGCAGGCAAAGCAATtcagaaatataaaaaacgATAAGAAACAAGTTAGTTGATAGATCTCGTAGTTTATAGGTTAGCCCCTACAAGCTTTGAAGAGTCCAGGACAAGAAACAGTACTCACAGCACGGGCCATTGTGGTCCTTCTTTGTCATTGTTTTCGTCCACTGTAGGGGACATATGAGGCCAATGGCCAACCTGCAGTGTCAGTCAGCTGAGATGAGCAACAGTGTCTCCTTTATACGTTACACACCTAGCTATATGCTTCTAGCACGACCGTACATTATGTTTCGTTGCTGTCAAACTTGAGTACTAAATTCGAAAATTTGTTGCTATCTGTTTTTTACTATATGGCTAATAAATAACTAGATACCATCTTGTTaccaaaaaatagtaaataaaaactAGATGCCATCTTGAATGGCAGACTAAATTAAGACCGTCAAATATTTGGGCTTAAAAGAATGGAATCACGTGAACTATAGGGAAGAAAATGCCAATAGAACAGAATAGAAAAGTTATTTATCAAACCATatatacaaaattaataaatttaatgacAACATTTTTCCACAATTATCAAAGTCGGTGATAGGTTATGATtgatgtataataaaagttattataGTGGTAGTCTAATGtgaaattaattttgtattGATGATTATAACTTATCGttttaacaatttgtaaaatttattgtttgtaGTATTGTATTGTTGTTACGCAATTGTTTGCGTCGACAAGCACACGTGAGCTTAGACATATATTAAGATAGATctattttattaggattttgttaatgtatgccttaagggcacacaataattaatcattttttaaaatattttttcaaagattgaaaaaatatttacaactttttaaattttttaaaaataaataacttaatgTGTGTCCTTGTTATACCTTCAGCTCTTACGAAGCTAAGCATAGTTGGATAGTCTGACACTTCCTGCTTCTTGCAATCACTTGATTTTATCCAAGTCCATCATGAGTGACAGCCATCATTATATTTACCACTCATATGCAAGTAAAGGcaaggttttttgtttttttgttccCCCCTccccaaagaaaaaagaaaacccctTGAAGGGGACGCAGGTAAGTGAACCCAATTTCCTGTCAAcattcttaattttagagattttatcCTCTAATTTCTTTCCATCAAATAAAGAGAtctttaaatagtagtaaaataTGCGCTTACTACTTTCTGTTTCAAAATTCTTCTCACAAATCATCGACTCAACTAAtttgttttccattttgatGAGGTCTTGGGTTTAAACTCATTGCAAGTATGGGACTTGTTAAGGAATCTATCTTGTCACTTGGTCCAAAAAGAAAACTTTGGAGCTGTAGTAAAATTTCTCTACAAACCCAGTCCTTGCACACTATAATTCACATGTCCCACGCCCTACATCATCAGCCAGTGCCAACCAAACTTGAGCAGTTGCCTAGCTAAAGTAGCCATGATTCGCCTTAAATGCATCGAACCTAGATTCGGGACACTTTTTAACTATCTTGATTCGTAGGGCCTACAAAagatataagataaaatttccCTTGATGTTTACAGGAGTAAATCACAGTAGGTTCTCAAAGTTCCAAATTTCACAAGTATTTTGAGTCAGAATCAggaattttgttaaaaaattgaaggaaacACCATTACACTACCATTATTCCCTTCTGAGAGACCCATTCAATGACTTAGGAGCCTGGAGATTGTTCAACTCTTTTCACCCAAAATGGTCCTAAGAAAcacaaaagtaaaaagaaagcaGATCAAAAAACAAATGCAAGTATACACCTTGAAAGAAGtcttcattattttgttttaaattttttctttggcCAGAAGCTTGAAAGATTTCATCATCCCTCTTATTGGCAGACCTATGGCACTTCACGCATAGATATCCAGACATTTACTTTCACACTATAATGTCATGAAACCACAAAAAGATGTAAATTGTATATCCATTTCAATTGCTAAAACAAATAGTAGTTATAATTTAATAACGAATGGGGTGGTTTTCCTTGAACCACATTTACCAATTTATTAAGCACACCTGCCACATAGGCAGTAGATACATCATACCTGGCTGAAATTTAAGAACAGGAGATGTTCTAGGGCATAAGCAGTGGTTGACAGTTGTAAGAAGTGGTTTGAGGGAAACTGGAAATTACTGTacttttaaaatgaattggtcaGTTCAGGAAGTCCGGAGCCATGTACACAAAATGGTAACCACTGCTTCAATAAACCTGAGCTAACCTCCCTGTTGTTCCTTCAAGTTGCAGTGTCTTCTTGGGACAACAATACACAAATGGGAAAAGTTTACTTCGAAAGCCTTTAACTTTTGAATACTCTACTCCTTACTATCTTTTCCGTCTCAGTTACACTCAAATGCCTAATCCCATTATCCTTCATCCATTTCTCACCTCCTGCCAGACTATCTTGAAGCTGCTTCTCACCCATTTTCAACAACTTCAAGCCCTCACTTGCTTTTGGAAAGAATCCTTCTGGCCTCAAACACCAAGCCCCAAACACCCCAAATAAAACCTGCAAATCACTGTCAAACCTCTCAACACCACCATCATAAAACTTCACATTGCTCATAAGAATATTCTGAAAAACCAACCTATCTACCCCAGCCGCCAAACTTCTCCAGACCCCAACAAAGTCTATCCTGTTCAAACTTTCTTCAACTACCGAAACTTTTCCTTGCAAATAATCTAAAGCTACAACTAAAGACTTGGAAACTGTCCAACCCTCTTCACCCTTTTCCTGCCACTGCCTTCTGTTCTTCATATAATCTCGAGATTGAGCATCAAATCCCCTCAAGATAACAACAGATATCTTCTCAACCCACTGAGCTCTAAACTCCCTCAACTTTCCAATCTCCTCATCAAAAATACCTCCTTCAGATCCTTTAATTGGCTCTTCACGACTGCCATACTCACTAACAGATAATCCCAGTTGGTCACCTTGATTCAATTCCATTTCCAGAAAGAAGACATCCTCACACCATTCCTTTATCACAGATTCAAAGTAATGAGCAGCATTAATGGAATTTGCAACTTTAATAATGGCATCATCATCTGTTAAGGCGGTCAGTCCTTCAGCTTCTTGGCACCTCTGAAGTATGCAATCCAAAAATTTTCGGGTAATAGGCGCACCACCTAATCTGAGAAACCTTGGTCTCAACGATATGCTAGGCAATGATCGACAACGATCAATCATAGATGATAGATGCCGAAGAAAAGCACTGGAAATGGCAGGAGACTTGAAATCCTCAGGAACAGATGAAAGAACTGCCCCCTGAACTTTcattctccaatttctctcaTCATCCATCTCAGGCTTCAACTTATCTAGTGCTTCACTAAGTTCTATTTCTGCCCATAAATCTAGCCAATCAGGTCGGTCACAAAAGACAGAGAGAGATGAAATCTTCAACAGATTCCCATCTTCCTGAAAGGAAAGCAAGATTCCAGAATGTTCTACCAGAGACCTGACTCGTTTATCAAAAGATATCATCAAGTCAACAAGATGGAGCCATGAAATCCTTGCCTGTGACCGAATACCAGTGGCACTCTCTTCATCCAGTTGACCAACATAAACAGGGAATATCTCTTTTGCTAAGTATGTTGATAAGGAGGTTACCATTGCTGAAATCCATTCTTCTCTGCAACTGTACCCTACTAGCATTGCTTCATCAACCAGTGGTTGCAATAACTCATCCATAGAGTCAACATAGTCCTTAGTGATCTTATATACAAGTGCAAAAATGAATTCTGGCTTATCAACCCACTTTGAGAAATGGAGTTGGGATGCCAGTGATATGGGATTTACAAGCTCTTCAATAGCCCAGAGAGGCTGGCGCAAAGCAACTTCCCGGTTAAAGCCCTCTAGTTGCCGGGATTTCCTTTGACTCTGCAACTCCTGCAGTCTGCACAAGGCGAGAAAGTTTTCACAGTACTGATGTTTGAGGTCCCCTTGCATTGTGAAAAGTGGATTTGGGACTTCAGCTGATTTTCTATCTGGGTTTGAGGAAGTCAAGGTAGAAAGGGGAGGAGGCCATCCAAGGGATGCAAGAAGGGCCCGATGATCTGCAATTGCCTGGGGTCGTAAAACGGCTAGAGCTCGATCTACTCTGTGATCTACTGCTGACACAAGACGTGCCCATTTAGGTCGTGTCTTTGTAACTGATGTTAAAACTTCTTCTGTCATTTTAAGGGTTTTGATAGCAAGCAGGCGCATTTCCTACAACAATTGAGATTGAAgaaatgtaataataataacttaagaAAACTACATTTGTAAAACAATCAGCTCACAGTCaacaccccccacccccccacccaaaaaaaaagaaggaaaaaagggaTACTCACATCTGAATTCTGTGTGGAAGAATGCTTCTTTAGGTTTTTGTTCATAACAGAAGATACAGCATCTTCAATATCACCAACCAAAGTGTCAAGCTTTAGTGCCGTCTCTAAAagataaaatagatttttgagaaaagagaaTTTTTATCACACAAATTAAACATAGTAGGTGTTACAAAGAGATATTGTTCACCTTTAAAAAGGAAAACTAgagtgaaaatgaaaaataaacacTAACCAAGAAAGACCGGGAAAGCCAATCAAATGGCAGCACAGTGATACACATGAAAATGCAAGTAGAAACACAAGCCCACTGTTCTATAAAACTGAATTCAGCATTATGGTTTCCACATTTGCCTAAACAATAAAAAGCAGGACACCTCTCAATTCAAAAAAAGGGAGGGAAAGAGGGGAGGCAGATAGGGTAAAACACCCACATGATTATAACTTATAACCCTATGTTAATGGAGTTGGGCATGTTTGACAGGTGAATGTGGAAGAGtcacaagcatataatccccaCGATTTTGGATAGATGGATATGGCTAAATTGATTAAGTTTCTTAGTCATGCATGTTGCTTGCATCCATGCAGATCCCAACATTAATACTATGTGATATCCAATGTGAGAATTATGTCCATATGAAAGTATTGCATAGGTACTAGAAATACAAAATAGGCTCTAGAAAcatttataaattgaaacttGTCCGCCCAACACCAAAATGAGcaaataaaaatgtaaactCAAGGATACATTATTTTTACAATGACAGATGTTGAAACACAAACAAGATGAATCCGGAAAACACAATGTATGTTCCTATAGGGAGAAGAAAAGGTAGCTAAATGCTGTGACAAATCTAGAAAGAACTGTAAAGAAACTCAAGATTGCAAGGACCTCACAGTGCTGAGCTTTCCACATATAATCTAGGGGAAAATGCAAAAACATCCACTAAATCTTGAGTTAAAATCAAACTTATCCCATGATcttttaaattgattcttttttttataggtaaataagaaattttaataGAATGAAGGAGGCACCTCCAGTACACAAGATACATACAGGAAATGCAGAATTAAGCCCAATTATTCCGTTCACGCCAAATGATCCACATAAGGCACAAAGGAATGGCCTTCCAGCTGTTGCCACCCCTAAGTTTGCCAAACTGACCCGTCAAACAATCCAACAAGTCCACCACACAGCAGGGCATAACCCATTGTCTTGTACATCAAATAGGCACAAAACCAAAGACCATAATTCCCTAGAATACTCACAATGCAGCATAATATGATCCACAAACTCTCCATTCttcttaaacaaaaaacatCAGTCCACAATAATAATCCTGGCCCTCTGAAGGTTATCTAAAGTCAGAATTAACCTtaggattttaatttgaaattttaaactcCTAAGGTTAGGGAAATGATCAAATTGGCCCTCCCGACATACTTCCATTGGCTCAGTacacaaaaaatgttattatgTGCACCACACATgatttattttactaaataatacatgttaaaataaaatttaataaaaaaaaaaattctaaaattcattggattttttctttatcttctctGTCCAtgatcttctttttctttttcctttctttctcctATCCCTTAGGATTTCAGAAGTTGGCAATCGAACAATTACTCTAGCAAAGAGAAACGACAACAACAATTAGTTCCTTTGATGTTGGTCAGCATCAAAGTTGCTCCATAACTTGACCCATTTATACATTCTCACTCCAAACCCAACAACAGAGGAGCCAGTAGGGGCATAATTTCCTAGATTTCTTTAGAGATGTGTGGGGAGTcatggtgttggtgttggtgttgg is a genomic window containing:
- the LOC142631744 gene encoding RINT1-like protein MAG2 isoform X1 yields the protein MDYETLPPSKTLSSSVLSFLDDKFRARTDLAGAPALVSELRTRCSDLDRTLTDLNRSLGASLVAYASFSDRFDAVFDDLSAKLIRLRSSTCSPTSSFSDGGGEGNGKVEKILGEELPALAKEVARVETVRIYAETALKLDTLVGDIEDAVSSVMNKNLKKHSSTQNSDEMRLLAIKTLKMTEEVLTSVTKTRPKWARLVSAVDHRVDRALAVLRPQAIADHRALLASLGWPPPLSTLTSSNPDRKSAEVPNPLFTMQGDLKHQYCENFLALCRLQELQSQRKSRQLEGFNREVALRQPLWAIEELVNPISLASQLHFSKWVDKPEFIFALVYKITKDYVDSMDELLQPLVDEAMLVGYSCREEWISAMVTSLSTYLAKEIFPVYVGQLDEESATGIRSQARISWLHLVDLMISFDKRVRSLVEHSGILLSFQEDGNLLKISSLSVFCDRPDWLDLWAEIELSEALDKLKPEMDDERNWRMKVQGAVLSSVPEDFKSPAISSAFLRHLSSMIDRCRSLPSISLRPRFLRLGGAPITRKFLDCILQRCQEAEGLTALTDDDAIIKVANSINAAHYFESVIKEWCEDVFFLEMELNQGDQLGLSVSEYGSREEPIKGSEGGIFDEEIGKLREFRAQWVEKISVVILRGFDAQSRDYMKNRRQWQEKGEEGWTVSKSLVVALDYLQGKVSVVEESLNRIDFVGVWRSLAAGVDRLVFQNILMSNVKFYDGGVERFDSDLQVLFGVFGAWCLRPEGFFPKASEGLKLLKMGEKQLQDSLAGGEKWMKDNGIRHLSVTETEKIVRSRVFKS
- the LOC142631744 gene encoding RINT1-like protein MAG2 isoform X2 codes for the protein MNKNLKKHSSTQNSDEMRLLAIKTLKMTEEVLTSVTKTRPKWARLVSAVDHRVDRALAVLRPQAIADHRALLASLGWPPPLSTLTSSNPDRKSAEVPNPLFTMQGDLKHQYCENFLALCRLQELQSQRKSRQLEGFNREVALRQPLWAIEELVNPISLASQLHFSKWVDKPEFIFALVYKITKDYVDSMDELLQPLVDEAMLVGYSCREEWISAMVTSLSTYLAKEIFPVYVGQLDEESATGIRSQARISWLHLVDLMISFDKRVRSLVEHSGILLSFQEDGNLLKISSLSVFCDRPDWLDLWAEIELSEALDKLKPEMDDERNWRMKVQGAVLSSVPEDFKSPAISSAFLRHLSSMIDRCRSLPSISLRPRFLRLGGAPITRKFLDCILQRCQEAEGLTALTDDDAIIKVANSINAAHYFESVIKEWCEDVFFLEMELNQGDQLGLSVSEYGSREEPIKGSEGGIFDEEIGKLREFRAQWVEKISVVILRGFDAQSRDYMKNRRQWQEKGEEGWTVSKSLVVALDYLQGKVSVVEESLNRIDFVGVWRSLAAGVDRLVFQNILMSNVKFYDGGVERFDSDLQVLFGVFGAWCLRPEGFFPKASEGLKLLKMGEKQLQDSLAGGEKWMKDNGIRHLSVTETEKIVRSRVFKS